The DNA window GTTCAGGTCGTGGATGGGAGCGGTGTCCACCGCGGCTGGTCCGGGAGCGTCGGGCTCGGTCTCCGTTCCGCCCTGGGCATGAGCCGAGGTTGGTACGGCCAGCACCGATCCCGCGATGACCCAGCACACCAGGCGGACACCAGGGCTAGCTGAGCTCGACATTGTTGAACGTTCCAGCGTTGGGGATCCGCACGTCCATCGTCTCCACACCATCCGGGGGAGTGCCGAACGTGGCGCTGTAGAGAACCGAGTCCCCCGGGGCGAACTTCTCCGAGGTGTTGTAGGTCGAGCAGACGCACTTGCCGTCGTCGTCCTCGGCGACCAGGTGGACCTTGCCGTTCGCCGAGTCGACGAGCGTGACGTCGGAGACCTCCCCGCCACCGTCCGGTCCGTTCCCGAGCCAGGTGTGGAAGAGGTCGCTCGCGTCGTCGCCGGTGTTGGTGATGGAGAACGTCAGCTCCACGGTCTCCGCACCGCGGACAAGGTCGTGCACGGCGATGTGCAGGTCGGTGCCGAGCGTCTGGACGTCCTGGCTCGCCAGGGTATCCCGGGCGTCCTCCTCGCCCGGCTCCACCTTCCCGGCGTTGGCCGGGTCCGCGGAATCGCCATCGCGGCTGTCGCCGTCCTCGCCGCCGAACATGCCGCACCCGGCCAGCAGTAGTGAGCAGGCCGCGAGCGCGAGGGGATACGTTACGCGTTGCTGGGGGGTAACCATAACCGTAAGGTTACGTGCCGGCCGGGACGGTGCGACGCCGAACCCCGGAACACGCACTGGCCGGTTCCGGCCACCGTCCCCGTGCGGCGGAACGCCGCTCGCGGTGCCCGCCAACCCAGGGCCTACCCCAGGGCCAGCCCCACCGTGAGCAGGAGGCCGAAAGCGAGCTGGAGCTTCCCGGTCTCGGCGAGTCCCAGGATCAGCTCCTCACCCGACTGTCCACCGGCGACCCGGCGCACCGGAGCAAGCGCCAACGGGAGCGCGAGCAGGACGAGCCCGACCCAGGGAGTCACCGCCACGACGGTGAGACTGACGACGAACGCGCCCGTCAGCACCGAGACGTACAACCGTCGCGTGGCACGGTCCCCGAGCCGTACCGCCAGCGTGCGCTTGCCGGCCGTCGCGTCGGTGGGGCGGTCCCGTAGATTGTTGATCACCAGGACCGACACGGACAGCAGGCCGGTCGGCACTGCCGCCACCCAGCCGTGCCACGGGACGTAACCCGCCTGCACGAAGATCGTCCCGGCGACCGCCACGAGTCCGAAGAACACGAACACCGCGAGCTCACCGAAACCGCGGTACCCGTACGGCACCGAGCCCCCGGTGTAGAACCAGGCCGCCACGATCGCGGCCGCCCCCACGAGCAGCAGCCACCACGCCGAGGTCACCGCCAGGACCAGCCCCGCCAGTGCGGCAACAGCGAAACACGTCCAGGCGGCGAGGAGAACCCGCCGCGGCACGGCCAGCCCCGTCCCCGTCAACCGGGTGGGGCCCACCCGCTCCTCGGCGTCGGTTCCCCGGATGCCGTCGCTGTAGTCGTTGGCGTAGTTGACCCCGACCTGCAGGGCGAGCGCGACAGCCATCGCGAGCAGGGCCTTCCACCACACCACCGCGCCGACGCCGACGACGGTGCCGGTGCCCACCGCGACCGGAACGATGGAGTTCGGCAACGTGCGGGGACGCGCCCCCGCGATCCACTGGCTGGCCGTGGCCACGCGTTCGCCTTTCTTCTCGCCGTTCCCGCAGGACTCTCCGGAGCGGGGGAGACCACCGCAGGTAGCCGAGTGCGACGCTGCCCCGGAGGACGGAACCGCTCCCGGAACCGGCCGTGACCCCGACCGTCGCTCCGGAACTTCCCGTGCCCGCATGCGACACCGGTGCCTCGCCCACGGCACCGCCGGCTCCCGCACGACAGCGCGGAGCAGCGGACCGTGCGCCCCGGAAACGCTGCGGACCTCCTGTGATTCTAGTCAGCGGCCGCCGCGTACGTGCGCCGTACCACCCGCCCCGGCGGCCCCGCGCCGCGCTGCGACACGACCGGGCGCCCGGTGGCGTTCAGTGGCCGCCGAGCGCCACGTGCAACCGGACCATCGGCACCGGACGGCCCATGTCCAACTCACGCCGCGCACCGTCCGGGGCCCAGCCGGTGTTCTGGAGGAACCCCAGCAGCGGGTTGGGCTCCTCGAGGACCCACGCGTGGGCGGTGTGGAACCCGTCGTCGGCCATGTGGTCGACCGCGGCGTTGAGAAGCCGGCTGCCGTGGCCGGCACGGGCGTGGTCGGGGTGGGTGTGCAGCGCGTAGACCTCGGCGTCGGTCCCCGGCCACAGGTCGGTGTCCTCGGCGGGACCGCACGCGGCGAAGCCCGCCACCGTACGGGTGGGAGCGCCTTGTTCGGAGGGTGGGGGCTCCGCGCTGGTGGCCACCAGCAGGTGGTGCCACGAGGTCGGAGGACTATGCAGCGAGGACCGCCACTGTTCCCGGAACCGCTCGGCAGCCTCCGTTCCGGAGAGCTCCTCGAGCACGTCGGCGGGCATGTGGGGGGCGTACATCGCCTGCCACGCCGCGACCTGGATGGCCACGACAGCGTCGACGTCCTCGTCACGGGCGGCACGAACGAATCCCTGACTGGGCACGGGCGCTCTCATCCGAAATGGTGGGCACGGTTGTTGTCACGCATCGTCCCAGTACGCGCGCGCTTGGCCAAACGGCGGAAGCCGCCCGGTACCGGGGAACCGCTCCCGACGCGCCTCGCGTTGGAGGGCGGCTGCGTTCATGCACCTGCCGGCTCGTGCCACCATCGGAGTCGTGAGCATCATCATCCGAATCCTGGTGAACGCAGTCGCCCTCTGGGCGGCGGTATATCTCATCGACGGCATCAACGTCGGCGCGGCGACCACCGCGGAGAAGGTGGTCGTCTACCTGATCGTTGGTGCGATCTTCGGCCTCGTCAACGCGGTCATCAAACCGATCGTCAAGACCGTCGGCTGTGCCTTCTACGTCCTCACTCTGGGACTGATAGCGCTGGTGGTGAACGCGCTGTTGCTCATGCTCACGGCATGGGTGGCCAGTGCGCTCGACCTCCCCTTCGCTATCGACGGGTTCTGGCCCGCCTTCTGGGGAGCGATCGTCGTGGCGGTCGTGAGCTGGTTGCTGGGCCTGGTCCTTCCGGAGGGAGACGAGTCCTGACCCGCCACCGATCCTCGTCCGGCAGTGGAACCCCGTCGGGTAGCTGGCGTGTGCGGTTGCGCGGTTACCCGACGGGATGCGGTGCGTCCCGAATGCCCAAGAAATCCTCCCGCGTCCGGAGCGGTTGGCGTCGCACGGATTCGCAACACGGTACGTTTGCCCTGTAACTTCACTCTTCCGTAGGGGGAGCTGTTCCGTTCTCCCGTTTCCGGGAGCGAGCGATACCTCACACATCGGCGGGGTACACGTCGGATAAGCCGAGCACGAGGTCATGGAGAGGAGGAAGGGCACACAGGGGATTCCCGCCGATGCTTTCCGGCGCCCCTTGCCTGCTACGTCATGGTTGGCAGCACTACATCGAACGCGCCCTTCGGCCGGATGTTGACCGCGATGGTGACGCCCATGGACGAGAACGGGGACGTTGACTACGACGGCGCCGCTCGGCTCGCCACGTACCTGGTCGATGAGCAGCGCAACGACGGCCTGATCGTCAGCGGAACCACGGGCGAGTCCCCCACGACCAGCGACGCGGAGAAGGACCAGCTGCTGCGCACCGTGCTGGACGCCGTCGGTGACCGTGCGACGGTCATCGCGGGGGTGGGAACCAACGACACCCGGCACAGCACCGAGCTCGCCAGGGCGGCCGAACGCGCCGGCGCGCACGCCCTTCTCGCCGTGACCCCCTACTACAGCAAGCCTCCGCAGGAAGGCCTGCTCCGACACTTCACCATGATCGCCGACGCGACCGAGCTGCCGATCATGCTCTACGACATCCCGGGGCGTACCGGGGTGCCGATCGCGTCGGAAACGCTGGTGCGGCTTGCCGAGCACCCGCGCATCATCGCCAACAAGGACGCCAAGGACGACCTCGGTGCCAGCTCCTGGGTGATGGAGCGCACCGACCTCGCCTACTACTGCGGTACGGACATGCTGAACCTGCCGCTGCTGTCCGTGGGAGCCGCCGGCTTCGTCAGCGTTGTCGGACACATCGTCGGCGGGGACCTGCACGACATGATCGACGCTTACGAGGCGGGCGACGTGGCCCGCGCACTGGCGATCCACCGCCGTCTCACCCCGGTCTACACCGGGATCTTCCGCACGCAGGGCGTGATCACGGTCAAGGCCGTGCTCAACATGTTCGGTCTTCCGGGCGGGGTCGTCCGGACCCCCCTCGCCGACGCCTCGGGCGAGCTGCAGGCCCTGCTCCGCGAGGACCTGGCGGCTGCCGGGGTCAAGGGGCCGATAGGGCTCGCGCCGCACCAGGCGGTTCCAGCCAGCGCGGTTGGGGTCGAGCGGCTGACAGAGGGATCCGCGTAGCAGAGTTCCGGGGAGGAGACCGAACGATGCCGAGCGCGGACGCGGCCGGCGCCAACGCCGCTGTCCCCGTGGTGGGGGACAGCGGATGGCCACGGTCCGCACGGCGGCGCGGTCGACACTTCCCGCCGGGTGTGTGGCGAACCGGGGCGCGAGGTGGAGCCTCCCTCCCCCCGGTGACAGGAGGCCGGGAACGAGCGGCCAGCGGACCGGAGGAACGGAGTACACGGCGCCCCACCGTGGGGACGCGACCGTGGTGCCGTACCAGGGCGGCACCGGGTGGGGGCGGACGGAACGCCGCCCTGAGGGCTCCGGTTCCCCGACCCGCCGCGGTGCGAGCGGTACGCTGGCCACAGGCGTTGTCGAACCCCGAACGCGCGTTGCAGCTGCACCCCGTACCGACGGGTGCGCTCCGCGCGGCCGGCCCGGGCGATGGCCACTGCCACCTTCGCCTGCCCCGCAGAGTAGACGGACATGTCCACACAAGGCGAAAGGAGGAGGGCGTTTCTCCTGCCGCCTGACAGTGGCGGGAACCACGCCCGAACACCAGATGAGTCACCCGCATCCTGAGCTTGGGCCTCCGCCGCCACTCGCCGAGGGGGCGCTGCGCGTCACCGCCCTCGGCGGCCTCGGCGAGATCGGCCGGAACATGACGGTGATGGAGTACAACGGGAAGCTGCTGATCGTCGACTGCGGCGTGCTGTTTCCCGAGGAGGAGCAGCCCGGGGTCGACCTGATCCTCCCCGACTTCGAGCCGATCCGGAACCGGCTCGACGACGTCGAGGCCCTCGTCCTCACCCACGGTCACGAGGACCATATCGGCGCTGTCCCGTTCCTCCTGCGCGAGCGGGAGGACATTCCCATCGTCGGGTCGCGGCTGACCCTGGCCCTGGTGAACGCGAAGCTGGGCGAGCACCGCATAACACCGGAAACGGTCCAGGTCGCGGAAGGGCAGCGGCGGCAGTTAGGCGAGTTCGACCTGGAATTCCTCCCCGTGAACCACTCCATCCCGGACGCCCTGGCGATCGCCATGCGCACGCCCGCGGGGAACCTGCTGCACACCGGTGACTTCAAGATGGACCAGTTGCCGCTGGACAGCCGACTCACGGACCTCGGCGGTTTCGCCCGTTTCGGCGACGAGGGGGTGGACCTCCTGCTCGCTGACTCCACCAACGCCGAGGTCCCCGGCTTCGTCACCAGTGAGCGGGACATCACCCCGGTCATCGACGAGGTGTTCGACCAGGCGGACCAGCGCATCATCGTCGCGTGCTTCGCCTCCCACATCCACCGTGTGCAACAGGTCCTGGACGCCGCCAAGGCCCACGGCCGCAAGGTGGCGTTCGTGGGGCGCTCCATGGTGCGGAACATGAACATCGCACGCGACCTGGGATACCTCCACGTTCCCAACGACCTGCTGGTGGACGTGAAACAGCTCGACGAGCTCGCCCCCCAGCAGGCGGTACTCATATCCACCGGTTCCCAGGGCGAACCCATGTCGGCACTGACACGCATGGCCAACCGGGACCACCAGATCCACATCGAGTCGGGGGACACCGTCCTACTGGCGTCCTCGCTCATCCCGGGCAACGAGAACTCGGTGAACCGGGTCATCAACGGCCTGACCCGGTGGGGAGCCAAGGTCGTGCACAAGGGCAACGCTCTCGTGCACGTGTCGGGGCACGCGCCCGCCGGTGAGCTGCTGTACGTCCACAACATGGTCCGGCCGCGCAACTTCATGCCGGTGCACGGCGAATGGCGGCACATGCGTGCCCACGCGCAGCTGGCCCGCCTGGCGGGGGTCCCGGAGTCGGGGATCTGCATCGCGGAGGACGGTGTCGCCGTCGACCTCCAGGACGGGCGCGCCCGGATCGCCGGAGCCGTTCCCGCCGGCTACGTCTACGTGGACGGGACCTCGGTCGGCGACGTCACCGAGTCGGCGCTGAAGGACCGGCGGATCCTCGGTGAGGAGGGGTTCATCTCCATCGTCGTCGCGGTGGACTCCACCTCCGGAAAGATCCTCGGCGAGCCGGAGGTGCACACTCGCGGCTCGGGGATCGACGTCGACGCCTACGACGAGGTGCTCCCGCAGATCCAGGAGTCGTTGCAGCGTGCCGCTGCCGAGGGCATCACCGACCCCACGCAGCTGCGCCAGCTCGTGCGTCGGGTGATCGGCCGCTGGGTGAACGATACGTACCGGCGCCGCCCCATGATCGTGCCGGTCATCGTGGAGGTGTGAGAGCGGCGGAACGCGTGCCGCGCCCGGGCGACACGCCCGGCGCGGGGCTGAAGCCCGTCACCCATGGCGAGTATCCTTCCCGCCATGGCCACCCGCACCCCCAAATCCTCCCAACGCTCCGGCAGCGGTGCGTCGCAACGGAGCGGGACGGCCAAGAAGAAGGCGTCCGCACGCCGATCGGGCTCGTCCGCGCAACGCAACCGCAGGTCACGTCAGACAACGGCATCGGAAGGCCCCATAGCTCTCGGCTTCGTCTGGTTGGGCCAGGGACTGCTACTGGTGTGGAAGCTGCTGGCCCACACCGCCGGCGGCCTCACCCGCACCGCGGGGCGGAGCGCGCGTGACCTCGACCCGGACCTGCGTCGGGACGGTTCGGGGCTCGTCCTGCTCGCCCTGGGGCTGCTTATCGCCGCGGCAGTGTGGTGGGACACCGACGGGCCGCTTCCGGAAGCCACCCGTACCGTCGTGGTGGGGGCCTTCGGCGCGTTCTCCCCCGTGCTCCCGTTGTTGTTCCTGCCGTTCGCCTGGCGGCTGATGCGTACGCCGGGCAACGGCGACACCGACGTCGGCCGGTTGTCGATCGGCTTCTCCGCGACGCTTGTGGGGCTTCTGGGGCTGATCCACATCGGCCACGGCATCCCGTGGCCCTCCGAGGGTCAGGAGGCGATGCGGCGCGCCGGAGGTCTGATCGGGTTCGCCGCCTCCGGCCCGTTGAGCGCGCTCATCACCTCGTGGGTGACCGGTGTGCTGCTGTGCATGTTGTTGCTGTTCGGGCTGCTGGTGGTCACCGCCACCCCGATCCATCGCATCCCGGAACGCCTCCAGGCCCTGTTCGGCAGTCTGATGCAGCGGGACAGCGGCCCCAGCGCCGGGATGGGCATCCTCGGCGGGGAAGAGCCGGAGCAGGAGGCCCCCGCCAAGTCCAAACCCAAGCGCAAACCGAAGACGGAGTCGGCGGACAGCACCACCTCCTCCGAGACGGTGGCGGGAAGTACCGAACGCCCCTACGACACCCCCGTCATCACGGGCGAGTCCCCGCCGTCCCCCACACCGCCCCCGGAACCGACGCCCCCTCCCGAGAGCGCCGAACAGCTGTCCATCCCCGCCCGTACCGTCGACGGCGACTACGAGCTGCCGACACCCAGCATGCTCAAACCCGGTTCGCCCCCCAAGGAGCGGACCAAGGCCAACGATTCCGTGGTCGAGGCGATCAACAGGGTGCTGGAGCAGTTCAACATCCACGCCGAGGTCACCGACTTCGCCCGCGGCCCGACCGTCACCCGCTACGAGGTCGAACTGGGGCCGGCCGTGAAGGTGGAGAAGGTCACCGCTCTCTCCAAGAACATCGCGCTCGCCGTGAAGAGCGCGGAGGTGCGGATCCAGTCTCCCGTGCCCGGCAAGTCGGCCATCGGGATCGAGATCCCCAACACGGACAAGGACATCGTCAGTCTCGGCGACATCATGCGTTCCCCCGCGGCGACCGCTGACGACCATCCGATGGTGACCGGCCTGGGTAAGGACGTCGAGGGCGCCAACGTGGTGGCCAATCTCGCCAAGATGCCGCACATCCTGGTGGCGGGAGCCACGGGGGCCGGCAAGTCCACCTGCATCAACGGCCTCATCACGTCGATCATGATGCGGGCGACCCCGGACGAGGTCCGGCTCATCCTCGTTGACCCCAAGCGGGTGGAACTGACCATGTACGAGGGCATCCCCCACCTGATCACGCCGATCATCACCAGCCCCAAGAAGGCGGCGGACGCCCTGCAGTGGGTCGTCAGTGAGATGGACCGCCGCTACGACGACCTCGCCGCCTCCGGGTACCGGCATATCGACGACTTCAACGCGGCGGTACGCAGCGGTGAGCTCACCGCTCCACCGGGAAGCGAGCGGGAGTACGAGGCCTATCCGTACCTGCTGGTGATCGTGGACGAGCTCGCCGACCTCATGATGGTCGCGCCACGGGACGTCGAGGACGCGGTCGTACGGATCACCCAGCTCGCACGCGCGGCGGGGATCCACCTGGTGCTGGCGACCCAGCGCCCCAGCGTCGACGTTGTCACGGGCCTGATCAAGGCCAATGTCCCCTCGCGGCTCGCCTTCGCCACGTCGAGCCTCTCCGACAGCCGCGTCATCCTCGACCAGCAGGGAGCGGAGAAGCTCGTGGGGAAGGGCGACGCGCTGTTCCTGCCGATGGGGGCGGGCAAACCCATCCGGTTGCAGAACGCGTGGGTCACGGAGAAGGAGATCCGGGCGATCGCGGAGCACTGCAAGAAGCAGGCCGAACCCGCCTACCGGGAGGACGTCGGCGCCGCCGAGGCCAAGAAGAAGGAGATCGACGAGGAGGTCGGCGATGACCTCGAACTGCTGGCCCAGGCGATCGAGCTCGTGGTCACGACCCAGTTCGGCTCCACCTCCATGCTGCAGCGCAAACTCCGGGTCGGGTTCGCCAAAGCGGGCCGGCTGATGGACCTCATGGAGAGCCGGGAGGTCGTCGGCCCGAGTGAGGGGTCGAAGGCGCGTGACGTGCTGGTTACGCCCGAGGGCCTACCGGACGCGTTGGCGCAGCTCCGCGGTGAACAGTAGCCGGGTGGTGCGGGTCACACGAATCGCCGTCTCCGTGGTTACTCCAGGGGCCTGCGTTTCGTTCCGCCGCTGTTGACCGAGTTTTAACCGATTAATTTGGTGTGTCACCTTACCGATACGAACAGTGGGCAACCACAGTAGGAGGGGAGGAACGAGCGTACGCAGCAGGACGCACGGGTGTGCGTCGCCGGCGTGCCCGGTGTACCGGGAAGGAGCGGGCATGACGACGATCGGCCAGACACTGACCGCCATCCGGGAGCGGGCAGGGTACACGCTTGCCGGACTGAGCGCCCGCACATGTATTCGGGAGAGCGTCCTCCAGGCGATGGAGCGCGACAAGTTCGTCTTCTGCGGTGGTGACTTCTACGCCAAGGGACACATCAAGTCGGTGTGCAAGGAGCTGAACGTCGATCCCCAGCCGCTTCTCGAGCACTTCGACCGGGAGTACGCGAGCCGGGCTCTCGGGACGATGCTCCCGGCGGAACCGGTCATGGCCGGTACACGGAGGGCGCGGTCGGGTAGGGACGTAAGCTCCGATGATCCCCCCGCGACCGAGGGAGTCTCGAAACAGAGCGGGACGGAGCGGGGTGAACCGGCCGTCTCCTCCGCCCCACCTGAGGACGCGGTGCCGGCCCCCGCGGACACTCAGGAGTCCCAGGATCCCCAGGAGTCCCAGGAGTCCCAGGATCCCCAGGACTCCCAGGAGGGCGCCACCGAGGCGGACCAGGAACCCCAGGCAGCCCAGGAACCCCAGGCGGAGCGGGAGAGCGCCGACAGCGCTACCGAGGCGGCTGTCCCGCCCCAGCAGCGACGCGGTGTGACCTCGCCGCGTCGGCGGGTCTGGCCGTTCTTCGTCACCGTGGCCCTGGTCGCCGCCGCGGCCGTGTCAGCGTTGCAGGCCTGGCCCGAGGGAGGGAACGCCGAGGAGGGGAAGGTGCCGCGCACCGCACCGGTGAAGGAGAAGGAGGAACGTGGGCGTCCGGCCGCTACCGGTGCGGACAGCAGTCCCGTCCGTAGCGTCACGGACAGGGTGATGCAGCGCGGTGGTCTCCTCCCACGGGAGACGGTGCGGGAGCCGGACGGGGTCACTGTGGAACTCCGCGCCGAGGAGGACAGCACGGTGGAGGTCACCGGGGGGAACGGGAGAACCCTGTACTCGGGCGACCTGGAAGAGGGGGAGAGCCGGGAGTGGACGGGCTCCGAGGAGATCCGGCTCCGGTTGGACGATCCCGACGCGCTGCGGATGCGGGTGGACGGCGAGGAAAAGGATCTCGGTGACAGTGACGAGGGAACACAGCGGCTCACCGTCGGTACGGAGGGGATCGAGGGCAGCGACTCGGGGAACTGAGGAGCGGCCCCGCGACCCGCGCGCGGCCCTGGCTCCCCCGGAGGACCGGGGTCGGCACCGGTGGCGGGAGGCGTGGGAACCGGCCTCGGCCCGGTCGGACGGGCGGCAACGGCCCGCACCCTGCTTGGTACAAACTAAGGTGGTATATGTGGGAGATTGCCGCTCTCGTGTTCTCGCCTAGCCGTGGAAGATATGTCATCGCGCCGTACTGTCTCGTCTGTTCTCCGCCCGAGTACGGGTGAGAGGTCCGCCACGCCTGTTGCGGCGGTGCCCGGGCGCCGGAACTCTCGGACGTCCGGGGGGATGCGGACTCCCGTCGCCGCGCCGCGGAGACCAGCATTGCCGGTGCCACGCGCGTCTGCCGCGCCCCACGTGCGGTACGGAAGCTCCCCGCTGTTCTCCCCCTTGGAGGAGGACGGCGCGTGTGCCGGTGCCTCGGGCCGAGCGGCGGCCGTCTCCCGGGTAACAGCCATCCGACAGTGGGATCCGCGATGAGCGCGCAAGGTTCCGCACCCGTGCCCACACCACAGCACAGTTCGGTTTTCAACATCGCCAACGTGTTGACCGTCGGTCGACTCGTCATGGTGCCGCTGTTCGTCGTCCTCATGCTGTTCGACCATCCCGCGTGGCGGTTCGCCGCGTTCGCGGTGTTCGTTCTGGCCGCGGTCACGGACAGGATCGACGGGGAGCTGGCCCGACGGCGGAACCTCGTCACCAACTTCGGCAAAGTGGCCGATCCGATCGCCGACAAGGCGTTGACGGGTGCGGCCCTTGTCGTGCTCTCCTTCCTCGGGGAGCTGTGGTGGTGGGTGACAGCCGTCATCCTGCTCCGGGAGTGGGGTATCACCGCCCTGCGTTTCGCCGTGCTGCGCTACGGGGTGATTCCCGCGAGCCGGGGCGGGAAGCTGAAGACGGTGCTGCAGGTCGTCGCTATCAGCGTCTACCTCTTTCCGCTCCCCGAACCGCTGCACTTCGCGGGCCACGCGCTCATGGCGGTGGCGGTCGGGGTCACGGTGTGGACCGGCGGTGACTACGTTGTCCAGGCCGTGCGGATGCTGCGGCGTTCCGGTACCGGACGGGACGCATGAGCGAAGCCGCCCTGGATGCCTACCGCGCCCTCGAGGCGAGCCGGAGTACCGTCGCCACAGCGGAGTCGTTGACCGGCGGCATGGTCGGCGCCGCCATCACCGGAGTCCCGGGAGCCTCGGCCGTGTACCTGGGCGGGGTGGTCGCCTACGCCACGGACGCCAAGCTTGCGCTGCTGGGAGTGTCCGAGCGGGTGCTGCGGGACCACGGCGCGGTCCACCCCGACGTCGCCCGGCAGATGGCCCGTGGGGCCAGGGACGGGATGTCGGCCACGTTTGGTCTTGCCGTTACCGGGGTAGCAGGGCCCGAACCTCAGGACGGGCAGCCGGTCGGTACCGTCTTCGCCGCGGTGGCCGGTCCTGCGGGAGACGTGCAGCTTGCGGAGCTGCACCTGCGCGGGGAACGCTCCGAAATCCGAGAAGCCACTGTTGACCAGGCTCTTCGCCTGCTCAGTAGTGTCGTTGGCGCGGGGGCGTCCGGATAGCGGGAGTCAGGCGCGGGACCGTTTCCCTCTCGGACGAGGACATGGAACAAATCGGTCCCATGTTCGCGTTACCCCTCCAGCGAACAGTGGCAGGGAGGGCGCGACGATCAGAGCCTCGGCAGGTACGGTGTTGAATATGTTGGTCGCTACCGGTGGGAGGGAGCGCGAATGATGGTCCTGCTTCGTCACCTGCTCGGTGACGTGCTACGGCAGCTTCGGCAGCGGCAGGGCCGCACCCTCCGTGAGGTGTCGGCTGAGGCGCGGGTCTCGCTGGGTTATCTGTCGGAGGTTGAGCGGGGGCAGAAGGAAGCCTCGTCCGAGTTGCTTTCCTCGATTTGCACTGCCTTGGAAATCCCCATTTCTCAGGTTCTGCGCGAGGTCGCGGACCAGTTCGCTCTCGCCGAGCTGCAAGAGGCTGCTCTGCTCAACAGGTCGGTCCCGTCCGAATCCGTTGCAGAGTCCGAGCGGATCGGTGTCGATTCGGTGCCTGATCGTGTGCCAGACGTCGTCGATATGGTGGGTGTGTAACCTCTCCTCCCACACAGCTGAACGCACCGTCGGACACCGCCCCGGTGGCCGATAGGGAGACTGCGGGTCGGGGCTCTCTCGCCGTGACAGAGACGAGAACCCCGACCTGGTGCGTTTCGTGGTTTGGGCATGCCGCCCCTCGGGCAGTGCGGTCGGGTAACGGCGAAACCGCGCGAGGGGAGCGAGTGATGCCGAAGATCCACGGGCCGCTGGACGACAACGCCCGCAAGATCACGGGGGAGAGGCTGCAGAGCGCTCTCGTCGACCTGATCGACCTGTCGCTTGTCGCCAAACAGGCGCACTGGAACGTGATCGGATCCAACTTCCGCTCTGTGCACCTGCAGCTCGACCAGCTCGTTTCGGCAGTCCGGGACCACATGGACACGTTGGCGGAACGGGCCGTAACCATAGGAACGACACCGGACGGCCGCTCGACGACGGTCGCCTCGGAGACGCGGATCCCGCAACCGGACCCCGGATATCTCCGGGACGACAAGGTGATCGCGACCATCACCGACGCGCTGAGCGGGGTGGTGGAGCGGTTCCGGGGGCACACCCAGGCGACGGCGGAGCCTGACCCCGTGACCCAGGACCTGCTGATCTCCGCCGCACAGGATCTGGAACAGCAGCACTGGATGTTCGAGGCCATGCGCTGACCGTTCGGGAGCGGGACAGTACCGGGAAGAGCGCCGACGTCCGTGACGTCGGCGCTCCGTTCGGTGCGGGCTCTGAGGTCAGACCCTTAGGCTCCCTTTCCCGCGCGCGGCGCACCCACCGCAGCGCGGCAGAGCGAGCTCCATCGAACCGAACAGAGCCTACGTCGCCCACGTCTCGGGGTTCTCGATGAGGGCGTCGACAGCGCTGGGGAAGCTGTTCGTGGCGACGTGTTCCAACGTCACGCTCTCCAGGATGGAGCGCTCGCTGGCGCGCAGCGCGATCCACACCTGCTGCAGACTCCGGGCCGCGCCCTCGTAGTCCACGTGCTCCGGCCGTTCCCCGCGCACGTTG is part of the Haloactinospora alba genome and encodes:
- a CDS encoding CinA family protein; this encodes MSEAALDAYRALEASRSTVATAESLTGGMVGAAITGVPGASAVYLGGVVAYATDAKLALLGVSERVLRDHGAVHPDVARQMARGARDGMSATFGLAVTGVAGPEPQDGQPVGTVFAAVAGPAGDVQLAELHLRGERSEIREATVDQALRLLSSVVGAGASG
- a CDS encoding DNA translocase FtsK translates to MASILPAMATRTPKSSQRSGSGASQRSGTAKKKASARRSGSSAQRNRRSRQTTASEGPIALGFVWLGQGLLLVWKLLAHTAGGLTRTAGRSARDLDPDLRRDGSGLVLLALGLLIAAAVWWDTDGPLPEATRTVVVGAFGAFSPVLPLLFLPFAWRLMRTPGNGDTDVGRLSIGFSATLVGLLGLIHIGHGIPWPSEGQEAMRRAGGLIGFAASGPLSALITSWVTGVLLCMLLLFGLLVVTATPIHRIPERLQALFGSLMQRDSGPSAGMGILGGEEPEQEAPAKSKPKRKPKTESADSTTSSETVAGSTERPYDTPVITGESPPSPTPPPEPTPPPESAEQLSIPARTVDGDYELPTPSMLKPGSPPKERTKANDSVVEAINRVLEQFNIHAEVTDFARGPTVTRYEVELGPAVKVEKVTALSKNIALAVKSAEVRIQSPVPGKSAIGIEIPNTDKDIVSLGDIMRSPAATADDHPMVTGLGKDVEGANVVANLAKMPHILVAGATGAGKSTCINGLITSIMMRATPDEVRLILVDPKRVELTMYEGIPHLITPIITSPKKAADALQWVVSEMDRRYDDLAASGYRHIDDFNAAVRSGELTAPPGSEREYEAYPYLLVIVDELADLMMVAPRDVEDAVVRITQLARAAGIHLVLATQRPSVDVVTGLIKANVPSRLAFATSSLSDSRVILDQQGAEKLVGKGDALFLPMGAGKPIRLQNAWVTEKEIRAIAEHCKKQAEPAYREDVGAAEAKKKEIDEEVGDDLELLAQAIELVVTTQFGSTSMLQRKLRVGFAKAGRLMDLMESREVVGPSEGSKARDVLVTPEGLPDALAQLRGEQ
- a CDS encoding RodZ domain-containing protein, whose protein sequence is MTTIGQTLTAIRERAGYTLAGLSARTCIRESVLQAMERDKFVFCGGDFYAKGHIKSVCKELNVDPQPLLEHFDREYASRALGTMLPAEPVMAGTRRARSGRDVSSDDPPATEGVSKQSGTERGEPAVSSAPPEDAVPAPADTQESQDPQESQESQDPQDSQEGATEADQEPQAAQEPQAERESADSATEAAVPPQQRRGVTSPRRRVWPFFVTVALVAAAAVSALQAWPEGGNAEEGKVPRTAPVKEKEERGRPAATGADSSPVRSVTDRVMQRGGLLPRETVREPDGVTVELRAEEDSTVEVTGGNGRTLYSGDLEEGESREWTGSEEIRLRLDDPDALRMRVDGEEKDLGDSDEGTQRLTVGTEGIEGSDSGN
- a CDS encoding Dps family protein, encoding MPKIHGPLDDNARKITGERLQSALVDLIDLSLVAKQAHWNVIGSNFRSVHLQLDQLVSAVRDHMDTLAERAVTIGTTPDGRSTTVASETRIPQPDPGYLRDDKVIATITDALSGVVERFRGHTQATAEPDPVTQDLLISAAQDLEQQHWMFEAMR
- the pgsA gene encoding CDP-diacylglycerol--glycerol-3-phosphate 3-phosphatidyltransferase, whose product is MSAQGSAPVPTPQHSSVFNIANVLTVGRLVMVPLFVVLMLFDHPAWRFAAFAVFVLAAVTDRIDGELARRRNLVTNFGKVADPIADKALTGAALVVLSFLGELWWWVTAVILLREWGITALRFAVLRYGVIPASRGGKLKTVLQVVAISVYLFPLPEPLHFAGHALMAVAVGVTVWTGGDYVVQAVRMLRRSGTGRDA
- a CDS encoding helix-turn-helix domain-containing protein; translated protein: MMVLLRHLLGDVLRQLRQRQGRTLREVSAEARVSLGYLSEVERGQKEASSELLSSICTALEIPISQVLREVADQFALAELQEAALLNRSVPSESVAESERIGVDSVPDRVPDVVDMVGV